From Mercenaria mercenaria strain notata chromosome 17, MADL_Memer_1, whole genome shotgun sequence, the proteins below share one genomic window:
- the LOC123536356 gene encoding uncharacterized protein LOC123536356, with protein MAVSRNVPDNINTVMYNEDTNGRCCPLIDNDDPRNPLMNDAKLPLINPREKTPKYNEELKAQINEIKNEMIRQSEEMNRQLNRTNGLDEAAVKKYFAETKHKRKPCWKLLLFSSCCHR; from the exons ATGGCTGTTTCTCGGAACGTGCCAGACAACATAAATACAGTTATGTATAATGAAGATACAAATGGACGTTGCTGCCCGTTGATAGACAATGATGACCCGAGGAACCCACTAATGAATGACGCTAAACTTCCATTAATAAATCCAAGGGAAAAGACACCaaaatataatgaagaattaaaaGCTCAGATTAACGAGATAAAAAACGAGATGATACGCCAGTCTGAAGAGATGAATCGTCAGCTTAACAGAACTAATGGTCTTGATGAAG CAGccgtaaagaaatattttgcgGAAACAAAGCACAAACGAAAACCCTGTTGGAAGCTTCTACTTTTTTCCTCATGTTGTCACCGTtaa